The following DNA comes from Flavisolibacter ginsenosidimutans.
CATTGGTTGGGATCTGGTTTTAGAATATGCCGTGGGTGCGGCAACGGTTAGCATCAGTTGGAGCCGTTACCTTGTAAAGTTTCTGAGCGGTTTTAATATCCATTTGCCGGCCTCGCTGGCTACAGGGCCCTGGGATGACGGCATGATTAACTTACCGGCAGTTTTTATTGTGGTGCTGGTTAGCTTGTTGCTAATTAAAGGAACAAAAGAGAGCGCCTTCGTTAACGGCATCATCGTGGCCTTGAAAATTGCGGTTGTGTTGATCTTCATTTTCCTGGGATGGAAGTACATAAACAAAACCAACTACAATCCCTACATCCCCGATAATACCGGAACCTTTGGTGAGTTTGGATTTAGCGGCATTATCCGTGCGGCCGCCATTGTATTCTTTGCCTATATCGGCTTTGATGCCGTAAGCACGGCCGCACAAGAGGCCAAAAATCCAAAGAAGGACATGCCTTGGGGAATCTTGGGTTCACTTGCCATTTGCACCATTCTTTACATTTTATTTGCCCACGTAATGACCGGCGTTACAAATTACACCTCCTTTAGAGGACAGGACGGCATAGCCCCTGTAGCTGTCGCTATTGACCACATGGGTTCTGCAAACGCGGCCGGTGTCGTTACCCCGGACTATCCGTGGTTAAACCGCGCCATCATCGTGGCGATTCTTGCGGGCTACTCTTCGGTTATTTTGGTGATGCTCATGGGACAAAGCCGCGTGTTTTACAGCATGAGCCGCGACGGTTTGCTGCCGAAAGTCTTTTCCGAAGTGCATCCAAAATTCAGAACACCTTTCAAGAGCAACTTTATGTTTATGCTCTTTGTAAGCCTGTTTGCAGCCTTTGTGCCGGCACGGGTAGTTGGGGAGATGACGAGCATCGGAACGTTGTTCGCCTTTATTCTTGTTTGCATCGGCGTAATGGTTTTGCGCAAAAACGAACCGAACGCACCGCGGGCTTTTAAAACACCGCTGGTTCCGCTCGTTCCCATTCTTGGCATTTTCACTTGTTTGTTCATGATGGTGTTTCTGCCGCTGGATACTTGGATCCGGCTGCTTGTGTGGATGATCATCGGCTTTGATGTTTATGCCTGGTACGGTATGCGCAAGAGCGTTCTTTCGGGACATGATACCGCTTCTTATGGCCGCAGCAACCGCATTATCGGGTTAACCGGTTTGGCGCTCGTGGTGTTGTTGGCCGGTGTAGCCTTTGTCCATCACACCACGGTTAAAGAAGGCGGCAGCGACACGGGCCTTTTTTACTTCTCGTTGATTTTTGCAGCCCTTCACCTGGTGCTTTATGCCATGCGGCTCAATAAAAAATAAATGCGGTTTTTAAATTAGAAAAGCAGCTCCGCCAGGGAGTTGCTTTTTTTTAGTGGCTAATAGTACATTTGCGCGGCTTCAGCCGCGGAGAACAAGAGAGACAGGGAGGTTGTTTTATGTTGCATAGCGATGCGAACGCACAAGAGTGCGACGCAACAGTAGTTGACAGTAGCAGTACAGTTACGTACAAAGAGAATGTTGAAGGGGTGATTGAGCAACATTGAAGGAAGAAGCAGAAACGCACTAAAAATCTGAAATCGTAAATCGTAAATCAGGAATAATTTATGGGTCGCATATTTGAAGTTAGAAAGAGCACCATGTTTGCCCGGTGGGACCGGATGGCCAAACAATTTACCCGCGTGGGAAAAGAGATTGTGATTGCCGTAAAAGCCGGCGGCCCCGACCCCGCCACCAACCCGGCCTTGCGCCGCGCCATGCAAAACGGCAAGGCGGTGAACATGCCGAAAGACCGCGTGGAAGCGGCCATTAAGAGAGCACAGGGC
Coding sequences within:
- a CDS encoding amino acid permease, yielding MSLFVKKPLAGLLAEAQEEGGHSLKKTLGVWGLIALGIGAIIGAGLFSITGGAAANQAGPAITISFIVAALGCAFAGLCYAEFASMIPVAGSAYTYSYATMGEFIAWIIGWDLVLEYAVGAATVSISWSRYLVKFLSGFNIHLPASLATGPWDDGMINLPAVFIVVLVSLLLIKGTKESAFVNGIIVALKIAVVLIFIFLGWKYINKTNYNPYIPDNTGTFGEFGFSGIIRAAAIVFFAYIGFDAVSTAAQEAKNPKKDMPWGILGSLAICTILYILFAHVMTGVTNYTSFRGQDGIAPVAVAIDHMGSANAAGVVTPDYPWLNRAIIVAILAGYSSVILVMLMGQSRVFYSMSRDGLLPKVFSEVHPKFRTPFKSNFMFMLFVSLFAAFVPARVVGEMTSIGTLFAFILVCIGVMVLRKNEPNAPRAFKTPLVPLVPILGIFTCLFMMVFLPLDTWIRLLVWMIIGFDVYAWYGMRKSVLSGHDTASYGRSNRIIGLTGLALVVLLAGVAFVHHTTVKEGGSDTGLFYFSLIFAALHLVLYAMRLNKK